Below is a genomic region from Miscanthus floridulus cultivar M001 chromosome 1, ASM1932011v1, whole genome shotgun sequence.
ggaggatcaagttccttgagctctgctccaggaccgggatggttcaactctcccacaagacgacgcacaagacttagggggagaatgatggataagtctcatgtgtggctggtctttgtggggctatgatgctcacatggtcatggtccttgtggctgtttttctgtttttaggacagcatcttagactagaggacagcatcttagaggacagcatcttagactagaggacagcatcttagctaggacagcatattagcatcttagactagcatcttagactagcatcttggcatatgcttggctggctagcagcctataaatatgtaaccccaaccccttgggttggtatggcatttgtgtgagcttgtgtgagaaatagacaagaaaattgccccaactcctagtgtcatcctctctcgatgagagtaagaattctcctactaccaagagtgagaattcagcgactaacattgACAAATTAAACCGGGCATCGAGAAAAAGCGCTGTCAGACTCCAGGAGATTGGACCAAGGATGACTATGCGCCTAGTTAAAGTTGAAGCTGGGCTATGTTCAGGAGATGTCTTATACCCATGGCCTGGTGAGTTCCATTTAATGCTTTGAACACCTTAAATTGTTCCCAAGTATTGATGCATCTTTGTTATTTTTTTGACTGATTTCCTTTTTATGATACAGTGGAGAAGGAAGTGGTGGGAAAGAAAGGAACAGAAACTGGGGAAGAAGTAggacaagaagatgaggatgatgctgATGCCACAGATGAGTTCGAGGATGAGATGGAGGTATAGGATTTTAGATGTATCCGACAATGCGAAGGCAGACGCAGGTGTTTTGACAGTCCTGGATGTTTCATGCTGAAACCAACGGGCCTTGTGCCCTACAATGTGATGCATTCATGCCAATTTTGTGACTGAAGGTGCATTGCATTCCTTGCCACAAAGTGTAAACATGTTTTGCGGATGCTTACCTCTTGAGTTACGACTCAGGTTTGGGAATAGTTTTTGGTTCGCAGTCTAAGATTTCTTATTCTTGTCGGGGTTTCAGAGGGACGGACATGATGCCCTACACAACTACAAAGGCTTTGTTTGGTTATGCTGGTACTGGTAGTGGGTTGGCATGATGATCTTCCTCATGTTTGTAGGGTTTGTTATGGCCATAtgggtgttttttttttctctgtaTTCTTTGATGAGTAAGCTGAGTGGGGTGCTTTAGGTTCTGTCTGGGACTTCACCAAATTTTGCTCTGCTCAACTCCACCATGGAGCAGCTTTTAGAGTTTTTGGAGTACCATTAGATGTGCTCAAGGCCAGGAGATTATGTCCTCAACAAACCTATCTACTACTAAATCACAATTAAAGGGACGCCAACCAATAAAGTTCTTAACTCCCATCTTTTTTATAGAGCAGAGTTCGTTGAGCATGTTTGGCTACGAAATTGAAACCAGAGCTGAAAAAGATAGAGCGTTAGCGGTCCTAGACAAGCTCTTGGTTTCAGTCTCGTGACCTGGTAGGTGTTTAGCCGCCGCCATTTACTCTCTCCGTCTCTAAATATTAGTCGTCATGATTTACGTGTTGATAATTTTAacttgatttatagaaaatacgtgtaacatttctatcttcaaataaatttattaaaaaactagattcaaatatatatccaataatactaattatgtatcataaatattaatattttttaatatatatttaatcaaaattGTTTATCAGAAGCGAGATGGAGGGAGCGTATCCTTATATTTTACCCTGAGAAGCCCTATGGGCGACGAGGCAAGCCCACATGCTGTATATTTACCCCGAGAAGCGCTAGGGGCGACGAGGCAAGCTCACATGCTGCAAGCCTGAAACTGACAGGATCCGAGATCTGAAATGTCATGCTAATTGTCGGCTGATCTGACAGGTAAGGACTGCTTGTGCAGGCAATGAGTacagcatgttcggttggctaattcatatcgttgctggttcgtgaagaagtattgctggctggtttgtgtgagagaaaaatactgttccggctgaaaatttacgatcgtttacgacaagccacagccaaacgaacaggctgaggtTCTCAAGATTCTCAAGCTTGAAGGCCTGAACTGTCCTCACTCCTCATCAGAATTAAGAAATGCATGCAGTGTAACCCTGCGATTCAGTGGTGCATTGCAAATTTGCATTGTACTCCTACTTGTATATACACACGAGAGAATTTGGAACGAGCCATCGCCCGGCCACTTCTCTTGGTCGTGAGGGGTGGGCCTGGGCTCGCAGCTCGCACCGCCCCCGGCTCGCACGCTGTCTCACTGCGGGTGGGCTACCTGCACGGCCGCACCACCAACCTGTCGTCCTCCCTTTCcctcgtccccgtccccgtccccgtccccgtgtgATCTACCACTGGTTTCTAggctgctggtgctggtttgacACGAAATCTTCTTCACTTCCCAGTCtcccaccatcaccaccaccaccaccgcgaaAGCGAGCGAGCGAGAAAGAGCAGGCAGCGGCAATGGCTGGCGCTGGGGACGAGTACTACTACGGCGGTCCAGGCCCGCGCGGCGCGCCTCACGGCCTGCtgctggcggtggtggtgggccTGGTGGTGGCGAGTCCGCTGTTCCTGGGCGACGGCGGCGAGGCGCTGACGGAGGCCGTGGCTGAGCTGCTGAGCCCCGTGGGGCTGCTCCTCCTCCCCGTGTGCCTGCTGTTTCTCATCCGCCTCCTCTCCTCCGACCGCGGTGCCGCGGCGCTCGCCGACGTCTTCGCCTTCGGCGGGTCCCCCGACGCCGTCCACCGCGTGGGAGGCTCCCCCGTCGGCGTCGCGTTCatgctcctcctcatcctcgctcTGCTCTACTACCGCTCCTCGCTCtttggcggcgacggcggcgacgacgagTAGGAGGAGCCGAGAGCGGCGGTTGCAGCGGGGCGGCGGACAGGCGGTGGTCGGCGCGATCTCCGGCCGGGCCGGCTGTTGGGTTGTTTTGTGTAATGCGTGGTTTGCCAGGGGCGTGGGTGCAAAAGCGCGTGTGTAAATCGTGTGGAACACTGCCTTGTTTAGCTTCTAAGTATTACATATAGACTAAAGAAATAATTAATTATaaagattgcgactaatttactagatgaattttttaaactcaattagtctatgatttgacaatgtggtgctacggtACCATATACCAATGaaagattaattaggcttaataaattcgtctcatgaattactgaggacttctgtaatttgttttattattactatctgaACACTCTCATGTGATACCTTGATATAACATCCAATGTGACATCTCTAAACTTTACTTTCTGGTTTTAGGCCTTTTTCAGTTTCTCTTCAAAAGTTTATATCTTATCCCATTAAATGTTTGGACATACgtacggagtattaaatatagactaaaaaataaactAATTGTATAGATTACGACTATTTTGCGAGAtcaatcttttaagcctaattagtccatgatttgataataaagtgctacagtaacacatgtgctaatgatgaattagttatgtttaataaattcgtcttatGATTTACCGatggattctataatttgtttttttacgaCACTCCATGTAACACTCGAGGTGACATCCAAAATTTTATCAtcggaaactaaacaaggccttaaaccTTACCTTTAATCTACTGTTTGCTTCGTCGTTTTGTGATGAGGGGCTGCTGAAGCTTCTGTGCTGCGTCGGGCCATGTGCGTGCTTGTACTCTTCTCTTCCCCTGCCTCTCGTCTCGTCGGTGGCCTCTGTCTGTTTCGCTCCGCCATTTTTACTCCACCCCAGAGCCAGAAGCAGTCTACGCGTACACAGTACAGTACACGCTGTACGAGTGGACTACTCACTCCGTCCTATAATATCTATCGTTCTCGCTTTCCGAGAAATAACTTtaacaaaaatatatattaaaaaaatattattatttatgatacataattagcatcATTAGAAATgtttttgaatctagttttttaacaaatttatttggagacacaaatattgcatatattttatataaattgagtcaaagtcgtggcacggacaccgaaaacgacagataaattgggacggagggagtaggagTCTAGGACTACTGATCGCATCGTTCTGGGTCTTGTTTAGTTGCCAAATTTCAGATGTGCAAAGTTGGCAAAATGCACTGTAGCGtcactgtagtatttcgtttgtatttggtaataattgtccgaccgttgactaattaggctcaaaatattcgtctcgcaaagtacaactaaactgtgcaattagtttttaatttcgtctactttTAGTATTCCATACATGTACTACAAATTTGATGTGAcaaagaatcttctttttacataagGTCAAAGTTAGAAATATGGGAGAAACTAAACAAGACCCTGAACACCAATGCGTGCCCGTGAATTTCATGTTTTACCTTGCAGTACAAACAAGCAAGGACCGCTCCTATAAAGTGTGCCTcagaatttcaatttttcaatcaaaaaacaaaaagaaagcgGTAAAGTTGTCCTGGTCGGTGCCTCCGCGGGCTCGTGTGGTCATGTCCCTAAAGCTTTTTGTACTTGTTCTATACTACTGGTACTGTCCTCTAAAGTGTTGTTGGTTAATTGAGCTGAAACGAAATCATCGACTTGCTGCGAAAAGCCGTCGATGGTCGTCCCGTTCGTTTGGACTTGTTTTCGTTTATAAATTGTATTTTTTtagttaataaataatatttttcttttacattaaattagtcaacagtacttttagtcatgacttattAGCTAAATAAGTCCAAACGAACAGAGCGCATTTCTACGTTGCAACTTTCGACCTTATTGTCCCgctcgtttggcttataagtcgtattttttcagtcaTCAAACATTATTTTTTCCCACAACAAATAAACCAATAATACTTTCAATCATGATTTATCTACTGAGCCAACATGGCATATGTTGCATACTTATTATGGTCACGTGGGACGGCTGACGGCGCATTTGGTTTTGGTTTTTATTTTTGTTCATGCCTTGTACGTTTCATCTGCATAAAAATTGGTTCAGTGCCCTCGTGCAGACTTCCTCGTTTACAAATTGTTACGTTTTTACTCATCAGTGGCCAAGGATACTTGAGAGTTGTTGGAGCCGAAACCCGAAAGTTTACAACTTCGCCGTCTCTTACTTTGATCCCACTCCAGTCTCACCGATACTTGATAGTCAGTGGTGCTGGTTatacgatgtattttgtgatgtgaTGTTCTGCAGAGTATTTTGTGATGTCCGTTTATTATACATATGATGTTATTTTAGATGTCCACGTAGTATACATAGATCTATGAAGTATTATCTTGTAATATTCACTTAGCATGTGATGTTCTACGATATATTTTATCATGTTCATAGTATACATGGGTGATCTATGATGTATTTAAGGATCTCCACGCAATATAAATTTCTTTACGatgtattttctttatttttgtaacttttattaaaaaaagaaaagttGCAAAAATAAATTTTCACGATAACAAAAAGTCTTTAAAAAAAAGTTATGGAAATGAGTCTGTCTtcccaacaaccatgtgttttatgtagtttcaacacatgaatttttttacactatagaattaagatccaacagcctccattcTTATTCTACCTCCAGCTTTCTTCTACTTCCAGACAATCACAAATTACAAGATCATAGATTCACAGATCAcaaaaaaacaatttttttctatgaaaaaaCAAATCACAAATCGTAAAGCAAGCCTGGAGCCGGACACACGAGGCGTCAGCCGTCTCCACACACGAACAGCCGAGCGATCGATCCGAGCGAACAGCCTGGAGCCCACACACGAACACACACGAACACGTACATGTGTTTTGGATCCGCTGCTAATCACACTCCCATACACGAACACGAACAGCCGAGCGATCGACACGCGCGAagtgaaaaaaagagagagaaaaaattcatgtgttttttttcttTAAACCACGTGTGTGTTGTATAGTATTTCTGATCCGAGAAAGGTGACCGACCAGCGGTTGTTCACAGAATAGTAGCGTCGGTTTCTTACCTAGCCGGGCAAAGCAAGCAGTGGAAAGGCAACAGACCTCCAATATCGGCCAACCTGACGTTCCCACGGCCCATCTCCGTCTTACTGAATGTGGCCCGACACAGAAACGATCCCCAAAAATCCATAAGAGTGAAGAGGCGAGCGGGCTTGCCGTACCTGGCCCACAGTCATTGAGAATTCGGACCCAAACCGATGCGCTCCGGTCCCGGTCGTCTTTCTTTCGGGTCTTCCCCTTCGACTTCGAGTGGTCATAAACCATCCGTCTCGACCTCGCAGCCGCAACAGCGAAACCCTAGCCTCGACCTCTATCTCCCTCCGGCCCCAGCTGTTCAGGTAGGAATCTCCTTTCCTCATCGTTCCTCGGGTGGTTCGTGCCCCGCTGCCTTCTAGATTTGTTTTCTTGTGGGGTGTCGTATCGGGTTGCGTAGATGCGGATGCGGACGCGGACGCGTCGGGGGATGTTTTGCTGATTAATTCTTCCCTTCTTGCTTTGTTGGTAGGTCAGCGGTGAAGGATGAGCAGGCGCTGGAGCCGCACGATCTACGTCGGCAACCTCCCCGGCGACatccgggagagggaggtggAGGATCTGTTCTACAAGGTGGGGAATTTTTTTAATTGTTTGATTCCTTGCTACCCTATTAATCATTAGCAAAGAGCGCAACCCGTCTTACCGTATTAGGCTGGGCTCACTTGCCGTGTGCTTCTTAGATTCAGTACCTCCGATGCTTATACTACTTTCCTAATGCAATAGGATGCGATGCACTGCCGTGCTCTTATGGCCTTGCCCATAAATCGTAGAAAACTGGTGGCTTGGATAACCTTGTGCTATCAGGGTCCACCAAGTTCCTCTGCTACATTCACTATGAACCTCAAGCTATGCTTGCGCTTGAGAATGTTGCTTATAGTTGTTGTTCATTTGAAAGGTTGCATGGTTTTATACTAATAATGTCCAATTTTATAAAACTTGTGAACGCAGTATGGTAGAATTGTTGACATCGACCTGAAGGTCCCCCCAAGGCCACCTGGTTATGCTTTTGTTGAGGTAAGATTCATCTGAATGTGTTGAATAACATGGTCATCTTTTCCCCTCAAAAGATTATCGTGTTTTGGTTGATGACTTTAGTCACGAACAGCAAATTTAAGGTACTTTGCTAATCTTGTAGTTTGAAGATCCTCGTGATGCTGAGGATGCAATTGCTGGGCGGGATGGATACAACTTTGATGGAAACCGTCTAAGAGTAAGCTAATCAGTGCTCTGATAAGCTACATGATTGCTCTCTTTCTCTTCAATCTGTTGATCCAATGCCTACTTCTGTGGTCAGGTGGAGGCTGCTCATGGTGGTAGAGGTAATACTTCCTCGTATGATCGTTCAAGtggctttggtggtggtggtggagcacgTCGTGGTGTGTCGAGACACTCAGAGTATCGTGGTATGGTTTCTATTCATGTTGAACATCAGTGATTGCTCTTCTATTCTCTGTCTGCAACCTTTAACTTGAATCATGGCAACAGTTCTTGTCACTGGACTGCCTTCTTCTGCATCATGGCAGGATTTAAAGGTCTGAGGCAAAACTTTTTCCCTCGTGTTCTTCCATAAGACTGTATCGTTTGTCTCATTAACACCAAATATATTCTTCCCAGGATCATATGCGGAAGGCTGGTGATGTTTGTTTCTCTGAAGTGTCTCGCGAAGGTGGTGGTAAGTAGCATTTGGGTTAAAGCCGCTGCCTTTATTACAATTTGGAAATGTTCAACAGAAATATTTAGAAGCAGAGGTGCACAAATATTTTTGGGgtgcatttttttttcaaaagcaaTAAGGTTTGATCTTTCTGCCCCTTTGGTGTCATCGTCATGACAAAACTAATGGCACATATCCTGTTACATACTGGGGATCCATATATGGCTATACGAAGTGCCCTGTGTTCCATTTTATTTCTCTCTTAGTATTTTCATTTCCCAGAACAGGAAACTATTAGCTCTTGATATTTTTAAATATTGATTGATAAAATACTAATGTTTAGTTAAAGGTAATTTAGGAACAGTTGAAAAATGCTTGGGATTGCAAGAATGATACTGCCACAAGAAAGTTCAAGCTTGCTTGGGTACATAATAACCCAATGTACTACAGTAACAATTTTAACATGCTAGCAccacttgaatggatcaaatgtaTTGGGACAATAACTAAAGCTCATAGCCATTATTGAAGTAATGTGCTTGCCACACTTAATGCCTATGATTCAAGCAGCTTGAGAACTGAATGCTTGAGGATATTGCGTTCGAAATTTGCAAATGAACTTATTTTGTTGGTGAAACTGTAAGCTGCCCACAATTTATAGGGACATTCATCACACATCCTATATTCTCAATCCCCATAAAAGACCATCGTTTCATCAATAATCTCTCCCCTTGATCTGGAATACGGACACGGCCATTTTGATGACTTCTTATCAAGTTTTAAAAAGAGCACCAACTTAGCCTTCCCATATCTGCTGTGTCCAAAAAAAGTACTCATCATTGCTGTTTATTCTAGGATTTGGGCGCATATAAATGCCACATAACATGATTACTAGCATCTCTTATTATTTATTGTGAAGGTTTATTTCATTCGGTTGCTTGGTTTTCAACCTTATTTTCTTCAAGGAATGTGATGTAAAGCTATCTATGTTCTTAAcacttcttttctttttcaagtTCTTATCATATATTTCTATTTTGTTACAGGCACCATAGGAATTGTGGACTACACAAATTATGATGATATGAAATATGCTGTAAGTCCATAATACATTCCCTTCTGTCTTAGGGTGAATCATTTCAttctatagttttttttttccatgTATCTACTTTTGACCTTCTACAATACCTGATCTTTGATTGCTTCCCTATCTGTCATTGTTAGTTCGATCTCTTCTACAATAGCCCTAAAAATGTGCTCTTAATGCTTTGAACTATGCTCTTGTCATTGACAACCCGTTGTAGATAAAGAAGCTGGATGATACTGAATTCAGGAACGCCTTTGGGCGAGCCTATATAAGGGTAAGCATCGCATCCTGTTACTGGTTTAGTCCTGGGGATCATTTATGTAGTTCGTTGTTAAGCATGAACCTTATTCTTTACAGGTGAAGGAATATGATGCCAAACGTGGTCGCTCCTACTCACGTAGCCGAAGCCCAAGTCGTAGCTACAGCAAAAGCAGGAGCCCGAGGTATGCTGCGGTACTGAGATGTCATGGGTAACCTTGTTGATAACTAATACTAACACGGAATATACTTTGCAGCAAATCACCCAGGACTCGCCGTTCAGCATCTAGATCCCGGTCGAGGTCTGTTTCTTCCCGTTCAAGGTCTGCATCAAAAGGACGTTCTCCATCTAGGTAACATACACTGTTCCAGATTTTGAGCTTTGAATCCTTATGTGTCAAGTTCTTTTCTACTGTTTTTTCCAAAGCACAATATATATGCATCAGTAGAATATCTGGCCAAATTACAAATATGCCTACTTCTGTATCGTAATTACCTGTTGCCTACTCTGGGCCTTTTTTTTTCCCAAAGATTGCTGCTGTTTTAGTCTAAAACAGTGGTTAACAATCTTTATTAAAGTATCATCTTTGTTCTGTAACCTTCATTGGCCTGAATATTTGGTATCTAATCATTCTCTAATAAGCAAATCAGTTAAGTTCAAGTTAACACAGTTACACTCCCAGGCATGTATCAATGATGATGGCTTGCTGTACAGTCTGATTGTTTTGAGGTTCCTTCTCAAGTGCTCAGAGTCTCAATGAACGATATGAACTGCTTAGTCTGTTCTGTTTTGTTTTTGAAGACTCAATAATCTCGCCCTTTTATCTGGGATTGTGCGGTCATCTGGGGATTGCGCATTAGGATATTGAGGATGGGATTTTCACGATTTGCTACAGTTCAGTTGGTTTTATAAGGTATGGTTATTAATTGAGAGCTTGTATGGAAAGCTAAAATCGTCCCATTATTTTACCTAATGTCCTGTAACTGACTGACATCAGAGCTTGGGCATAAGCGCATTGTTTGGAATACTGGACATAGGAGCGTTAAGGATTGGTGATCTGGATTATGGTGGTACAGTGACTAGGAATGTACTTGGAGTTCAATGCTTGGGGAATGAGTTTTCTTCCTACCTCGGGCACACTTCAGATGGTTGCTGTAGTTCATATATGCACTTTTGACATTATTATACAACAATGTTACACTTGCATGGAACTGAACGCTTCAATTTTCGTGAGCTTTTATTGCTTTCGTTCGACGCGGCGTCATGGCTTTTGGAACCAAGTTGTTAAAGCTGCATTTTGGATATTGAATCAGTTGTTTCTGGAACGTTTTGCAGATCACCAGCAAGATCCAAATCTCCTAATGCTTCTGTAAGTTCCCTTCATCATTTTGATaatatttttttgttatttttgttgcTTAATTTTATATCTGCTAAAATGTCTATGTAGCCCGCAAATGGTGAAGCAGCAAGCTCCAAGAAGCAGAGTCCAAGCAGGAGCCCATCTGGCTCACGCTCTCCTGATGTAAAATGATTCTATTCTTATTTTCTGTACTTGTTAATAGCAAACACAGCTGAACTGACAACAATTCGATCAAAATTTGCAGGCGAAACCTGAATAAAATTGATATGCTGTCGAGGATTGCAGATGGAGTCCAGAGATCTTCTTTTCTGGACACTTGTCCTCCATATTGTTCTACTTCCGTCTTTGTCTTAGCAACAGTACCCGATTCGATGATATTAACTATCAGTGTCAACTTGTATCGATGGACCCCTGTGTTGTCACTGTTGTGTTGAATAGTGCGCTGAAGTGCCCATTTACTTT
It encodes:
- the LOC136543082 gene encoding serine/arginine-rich splicing factor SR34A-like → MSRRWSRTIYVGNLPGDIREREVEDLFYKYGRIVDIDLKVPPRPPGYAFVEFEDPRDAEDAIAGRDGYNFDGNRLRVEAAHGGRGNTSSYDRSSGFGGGGGARRGVSRHSEYRVLVTGLPSSASWQDLKDHMRKAGDVCFSEVSREGGGTIGIVDYTNYDDMKYAIKKLDDTEFRNAFGRAYIRVKEYDAKRGRSYSRSRSPSRSYSKSRSPSKSPRTRRSASRSRSRSVSSRSRSASKGRSPSRSPARSKSPNASPANGEAASSKKQSPSRSPSGSRSPDAKPE
- the LOC136496928 gene encoding uncharacterized protein, whose protein sequence is MAGAGDEYYYGGPGPRGAPHGLLLAVVVGLVVASPLFLGDGGEALTEAVAELLSPVGLLLLPVCLLFLIRLLSSDRGAAALADVFAFGGSPDAVHRVGGSPVGVAFMLLLILALLYYRSSLFGGDGGDDE